In Capsicum annuum cultivar UCD-10X-F1 chromosome 11, UCD10Xv1.1, whole genome shotgun sequence, one genomic interval encodes:
- the LOC107846939 gene encoding hyoscyamine 6-dioxygenase-like has protein sequence MASLVSSWSSEVNSIPNKYVVPLEKRVNADVPIGKHIPVIDLSQPSNHSIQQIIKASAEFGLFQVINHGVSESLMADALAVCKEFFYLPIEEKAKFVENKDDESLSDFEPSIDQRPKLYIEKEYTPKKNGSKTNEKETVFWKDTFGHGCHPLTQDVINSWPENPQKYREVIGEYALELRKLSLRILDLMCEGLGLEVGYLGKEHSQTQLMVTHHYPQCPDPNSTIGIAEHCDGALINLVQQELSGLHVRSKDGKWFGVESIPGALVVINGLILKVVSNGKLSAGVHRVVTNSHSDRTSVGSLISPIQCIIEPAKILVNENNPPLFKPFSYTEYLGYYFSDTTEIEAALKPYKLY, from the exons atggcATCACTAGTTTCAAGTTGGTCATCAGAAGTGAATTCAATTCCAAATAAATATGTAGTTCCATTAGAGAAAAGGGTAAATGCAGATGTACCTATTGGTAAACATATTCCAGTTATTGATTTATCACAACCTTCAAATCATTCTATTCAACAAATCATCAAAGCTTCAGCTGAGTTTGGTCTCTTTCAG GTGATCAACCATGGAGTTTCAGAAAGCCTAATGGCTGATGCATTAGCAGTTTGCAAAGAGTTTTTCTATCTTCCAATTGAGGAGAAAGCAAAGTTTGTTGAGAATAAAGATGATGAGAGCTTAAGTGATTTTGAACCATCAATTGACCAAAGGCCAAAACTTTACATTGAAAAAGAATACACACCAAAGAAAAATGGTTCAAAAACTAATGAGAAAGAAACTGTTTTTTGGAAAGATACTTTTGGACATGGTTGTCATCCTCTCactcaagatgtcatcaattcTTGGCCTGAAAACCCACAAAAATATAG agaAGTGATAGGTGAATATGCATTGGAGTTGAGGAAACTGAGCTTGAGGATTTTGGACCTAATGTGTGAAGGACTTGGACTTGAAGTAGGGTATTTGGGGAAAGAACATAGCCAAACTCAACTAATGGTGACCCATCATTATCCACAATGTCCAGACCCAAATTCAACAATAGGTATAGCTGAACATTGTGATGGTGCACTTATCAATTTGGTCCAACAAGAACTAAGTGGATTGCATGTGAGATCAAAGGATGGCAAATGGTTTGGTGTTGAATCAATTCCTGGTGCACTTGTTGTCATCAACGGTTTGATCTTAAAG GTTGTGAGCAATGGCAAGCTATCAGCAGGAGTACATAGAGTTGTGACAAACTCACATTCTGATAGGACATCAGTTGGCAGCTTAATAAGTCCAATTCAGTGCATAATAGAACCTGCAAAAATACTTGTAAATGAGAACAATCCACCATTATTCAAACCATTTTCATACACAGAATATTTGGGATATTATTTCAGTGACACCACTGAAATTGAAGCAGCATTGAAACCATACA